The following coding sequences lie in one Trypanosoma brucei gambiense DAL972 chromosome 7, complete sequence genomic window:
- a CDS encoding T. brucei spp.-specific protein has translation MSLAYLKRMVAECEWQGGLNDPDASGVSELTADASEYSKCSPKRLPTHPIPLTIVDVPAASLVDGGRFDHLFDLGSDRADASEVASLREGIHYDPSNTKIFVQTQRNAKQSQQSSVSSHAGTSDKVMKKGKKSVVETGASGAVEDGSTPSEQKGHTRRNICEKGNMSRSNSVNWFNKENNKGSSVITKESRTCSPPNRRKIDVAELQRFVRSVTTGSHVSRGALSHSEASRMSPMKVKEQQCGPAPKSIFKRSLTQGIRRVSSSGTNPGACRMEAPTRSFQKYHSTPNLAHTSPFSRCNSRRVPTSLHVAATKKHTSTAAPLSRQESKKGLAGAALQQRSRDTLGNGQGDVAVKARTASGKLKLWMEEKPKRGHTPMPEGVPSLQPLCSKVNLGRRPTHTKKGKSGAVKTVSDTTATTPTATPKTTVAPVITTMTSAMSRVVTETEGTPIAQVEPQTTVASRFERSDLICVSFSDDVVEIAPRAEGDSVPKVRPLPLSMLEVSRRRLEKAVTSHSPTKLSWAVGSRRRKVVARHNVSHTTKCKKRNAARVTRKPRGGPQLGKASSKKQQPQGEKQTEGKGDFTHTTPSKVAAASMQKKRRLAHKKALRKLPKTPPCRLGRSSTAKQNDVHENEPIYPVKKEYGEGCRRKKNNRRRRTMSPDEEGREREMWAALCNPARGAKNGLGWWQTTTDKEPIAMATDEASVAGRCEGEAIRRVNTPYGDEEGAKTAHYPMGKRGSSFRRKNKSWVPATFSGGHLVEMNSGTSVNEDWGNSTDSMHVRDLQVGVSSAMKGPREVTSKRSGKSRTDIGETGYGTYAEKRQRSRTSIRNASSFRFTVSLSTLTTVSTQSANSAQGKSAINCDVLPSGQMAGGKSELDVDEDALSSPSPSARSPQVSTEFFTAVAGAVPPLEQQGKHQIRGLLRSFSTRCSYLTCGEGSPSPEPSNEVSVTWQTHLKEVELGKQGRSEKKAAAPVLNFCRTQGSERAIRCDTMVVCADSMGPKILPRPVNAPAVDPPERSCPKESENNTAVRAASGTNVTCQIRQTASATNGKPSGGRSLSTTSLLAKSRGSSERKRKSGPGISLFGQGSKENMCRDARISRAFYLKAPNALRSVPLVNARPFSYTQTNPTLPCTETNIKTRRRAWSLERIASSKPGSLSYFSNSNASTKSSGGNNNSGSNNPNSGYCSIASSSKRSSVGARSCVKNNNNNSNNISDSSRCSKGKKNEYAGHDGCSFQRLGNGSLGKLMYGRGVNIA, from the coding sequence ATGTCGCTTGCTTACCTCAAAAGGATGGTAGCTGAATGTGAATGGCAGGGTGGCCTGAATGACCCTGATGCGAGTGGTGTCTCTGAACTTACCGCTGATGCCAGTGAATATAGTAAGTGTTCTCCGAAGCGGCTACCAACGCATCCGATACCGCTTACTATTGTTGATGTTCCCGCTGCTAGTTTAGTTGATGGTGGGCGCTTTGACCATCTGTTTGACTTGGGAAGTGATCGTGCAGATGCATCAGAAGTGGCGTCGTTGCGTGAGGGAATCCATTACGACccttcaaacacaaaaatatttgTGCAGACTCAGCGGAACGCAAAACAGTCGCAACAGAGTTCGGTTTCATCACATGCTGGCACATCAGATAAGGTCatgaaaaaaggcaaaaagagTGTGGTTGAGACTGGGGCAAGCGGTGCTGTGGAGGATGGGTCGACGCCCAGTGAACAAAAGGGTCACACAAGACGGAACATATGTGAAAAGGGTAATATGTCGCGGTCGAACAGTGTTAATTGGTTCaacaaggaaaataataagggAAGCAGTGTTATCACGAAGGAATCACGCACGTGCTCCCCACCAAACCGTAGGAAAATCGATGTAGCTGAACTTCAGCGATTTGTTCGTAGTGTAACCACTGGTTCGCACGTGAGTCGCGGTGCGTTGTCTCATTCCGAGGCCTCACGCATGTCCCCcatgaaagtgaaggaacaaCAGTGTGGGCCTGCGCCGAAGTCCATCTTTAAGCGTTCACTTACACAGGGCATACGCAGGGTTTCGTCCAGCGGAACAAACCCTGGAGCTTGCCGGATGGAGGCGCCAACGCGGAGTTTTCAAAAATACCACTCGACACCAAATTTAGCGCATACCTCACCGTTTTCACGGTGCAACAGCAGAAGAGTACCAACTTCACTCCATGTAGCAGCAACGAAAAAACACACATCGACGGCAGCACCACTGTCACGCCAGGAATCGAAAAAGGGTCTCGCCGGAGCGGCATTGCAACAGCGAAGTCGTGATACACTCGGCAACGGTCAAGGCGACGTGGCAGTAAAGGCACGTACAGCCTCCGGTAAGCTTAAGTTGTGGATGGAAGAAAAGCCTAAGCGCGGGCATACCCCCATGCCCGAAGGTGTGCCATCGCTGCAGCCACTTTGCTCTAAAGTTAATCTTGGCCGGCGGCCTACtcacacaaaaaagggcAAGTCGGGTGCGGTGAAGACGGTGTCGGACACAACGGCAACTacaccaacagcaacgcCAAAAACGACGGTAGCACCCGTTATTACCACGATGACATCCGCTATGAGTCGCGTAGTGACTGAAACAGAAGGTACGCCCATCGCACAGGTGGAACCGCAGACTACCGTGGCATCTCGTTTCGAGCGATCGGACCTCATTTGTGTTAGTTTCAGCGACGACGTTGTTGAAATAGCACCCAGAGCGGAAGGAGACAGTGTCCCCAAGGTAAGGCCCTTACCATTATCTATGTTAGAAGTGAGCAGGAGGCGGTTGGAAAAGGCCGTCACGTCGCACTCCCCCACAAAGCTAAGTTGGGCTGTTGGTAGTCGTCGGCGAAAAGTGGTGGCCAGACACAACGTGTCCCACACGACGAAatgcaaaaagagaaatgctGCTCGTGTGACACGCAAGCCCCGCGGTGGCCCACAGTTAGGGAAAGCCTCTAGTAAGAAGCAGCAACCGCAAGGAGAGAAACAaacggaaggaaagggggattTTACGCACACAACGCCGTCCAAAGTCGCTGCCGCCAGTATGCAAAAGAAACGACGACTGGCTCACAAAAAAGCGTTGCGAAAATTACCAAAAACACCACCCTGTCGCTTGGGACGTAGTTCAACCGCCAAACAGAATGATGTTCATGAAAATGAACCAATATACCCTGTAAAGAAAGAATATGGAGAAGGTtgtagaaggaaaaagaacaacagaCGACGCAGAACTATGTCACCGGATGAGGAGGGacgggaaagggaaatgtggGCCGCCTTGTGCAACCCAGCGCGTGGTGCAAAAAATGGTTTAGGCTGGTGGCAAACTACAACGGACAAGGAACCAATAGCGATGGCAACAGATGAGGCAAGCGTAGCCGGTCGCTGTGAAGGAGAGGCGATTCGGCGGGTGAACACCCCATATGGTGACGAAGAGGGTGCAAAAACTGCACATTACCCtatggggaaaagggggagcaGTTTCCGTAGGAAGAACAAGTCATGGGTGCCGGCAACATTCTCCGGTGGGCATTTAGTTGAAATGAATAGCGGGACATCTGTTAATGAGGATTGGGGTAACTCTACTGACTCCATGCACGTCCGTGACTTGCAGGTGGGCGTCTCGTCTGCAATGAAGGGGCCGCGGGAAGTCACCtcaaaaagaagtggaaagtCCCGTACTGATATCGGCGAAACAGGTTATGGAACATACGCGGAGAAACGGCAGAGAAGTCGTACTAGCATTCGTAACGCTTCGTCCTTCCGTTTTACCGTATCACTTTCTACGCTAACTACGGTGTCCACACAGTCTGCTAATTCGGCACAGGGGAAATCCGCCATCAACTGTGATGTTCTTCCATCAGGACAGATGGCAGGGGGGAAAAGCGAGTTGGACGTTGATGAAGATGCGTTAAGCAGTCCTTCTCCATCTGCTCGCTCGCCACAGGTGTCCACGGAGTTCTTCACAGCAGTAGCCGGAGCGGTACCCCCTTTAGAACAACAGGGAAAGCATCAAATTCGTGGATTATTGCGGTCCTTCAGCACGCGGTGCTCGTATCTGACATGTGGTGAAGGAAGTCCCTCACCGGAGCCATCAAATGAGGTCTCCGTGACGTGGCAAACACATCTCAAGGAGGTCGAGTTAGGGAAACAGGGGaggagtgagaaaaaagcTGCGGCCCCTGTGCTGAATTTCTGCCGAACGCAGGGTAGTGAGAGGGCAATACGTTGCGACACTATGGTTGTTTGTGCAGACTCCATGGGTCCAAAAATTCTCCCCCGGCCTGTGAATGCCCCTGCTGTTGACCCACCGGAACGCTCATGTccgaaagaaagtgaaaataacACTGCAGTACGCGCTGCATCGGGCACTAATGTCACATGCCAAATACGGCAAACGGCATCAGCAACTAATGGCAAACCATCGGGAGGCCGATCGCTGTCAACAACGTCATTGCTGGCCAAGTCGCGCGGAAGTTCGGAAAGGAAACGCAAGTCGGGTCCAGGTATTAGTCTCTTCGGTCAGGGATCAAAGGAGAACATGTGTCGGGACGCTCGTATATCGCGGGCCTTTTATCTCAAAGCGCCCAACGCGCTACGGAGTGTGCCGTTGGTGAATGCACGTCCCTTTTCGTATACGCAAACCAACCCAACGCTGCCTTGCACTGAAACAAATATTAAAACACGCAGACGTGCGTGGAGTTTGGAGCGTATCGCTAGCAGTAAGCCCGGAAGTTTGTCGTACTTTAGTAACAGTAATGCCAGCACCAAATCGAGTGGTGGGAATAACAACAGCGGTAGCAACAATCCCAATAGTGGTTATTGTAGCATAgctagcagcagcaaaaggagCAGTGTCGGTGCTCGCAGTTGCGTTaagaataacaataataatagtaataacatTAGTGACAGCAGCCGCTgcagtaaaggaaagaaaaatgaatatGCGGGGCACGATGGTTGCTCTTTTCAGCGGTTGGGCAATGGCAGTCTGGGGAAGCTCATGTACGGGCGGGGTGTAAATATTGCTTAA